The Sus scrofa isolate TJ Tabasco breed Duroc chromosome 4, Sscrofa11.1, whole genome shotgun sequence genomic sequence CTGCCGTTTCAATAGCTTGTCCATGGAGCCAACAGGTCATACCCATTTCTCTAGGATTTGGTCTGCTCTAGAGTGACGCTGTAAGtatgtcctttttattttattttatttttttattgttatttttatttttttatttttttattactaaaatgaatttatcacatctgtagttgtataatgatcgtaacaatctgatttcacaggatttccatcccacagcccgagtatatatttttaattggcaATGTACAACAGGATCTGCCCGAATCCTAAAAGTCTAAGTCATTCCAAGGAATGCATTGATTCAAACGCCATGCTGGGGGCTCCCCATGGAGATCAGGCCAAACAGTATATTAAGAATTTCTCAAGAAGGGATTATATCTCTGAGGAAGCTTCCAGGTAGGAGAGAATTCAGGattcaaaaaaaatcttatcataGTGGCTGTGGCTTTCCATACTTTTCAGAAGAACTCAGGTGTAATAACAagcattggtgaggatgtaaaaAATTGAAACACTCAAATACTGCTGGTAGAAGTGTAAAATGGTAAAGATGCTTTGAAAACAGCCTAgaatttcctcaaaaacttaaaagtaaagTAACCATACAGCCCAGTGAGTCCACTCTTAGATACACattcaagggaaatgaaaacatgtggCCCCATGAAAACTTGGATGTGAATGTTCATAACAACATTGTTCAgagtcaaaaggtggaaataattcAAAGGTCTATCAACTTATGATGGATAAATATCATGCGGTAGACCCGTACGGTGGACTATTGTTTGGGAATAGAAAGAGATGCAGTACCAACACATGCTGTAACATGGAATAACCATGAAAATAGTAGACTAAGTAAAAGACCACTcttaaaagaccacatattgaatgactccatttatgtgaaatatccagattagacaaacccacagaaacagaaagtaaattagtggttaccTAGGGCTAAAGgactgaggaaaaaaatggagtgcgattgctaatgggtacagaatttccTGTTGTATGATGTTCTAAcattgattgtggtgatagtgGTACAACTCTGTGACCATACTAATAGCCAGCCATTGAATTATATACCTGAAATGGTGAATTGTATGAcgtgtgaattacatctcaatatagctagaagaaggaagagaagaagaaagaggagaagaaaaaaaagttatccagGCTTTGGAAAGCTCATTGGCAGAGTCTCTCCAAAGCATCTCAAGTCCATTACTACTAGGAAGTGAGAGAGCACAGTGGTTACGCTGTGGGCTGTggaataaatatgaatgaattgGGTCAGATAGGCTTTAGTATCAATATATTACTCCTTTCCAAGTGAATCCGGAATTTGGGTAGAGTTTTCCAAGTTATCTTGTATGTAATAGTTCCAAGACATGCATTGTATCACCTGGAGGGTTTGTGAAAGTGAATATCGTTTGGCCCCACCCCAGAGGGTCCAATTCAGTAGGTGTGGAGTAGGGCCGGAGAATTTGTGTTTCTACAAGTTCCCAGGGGATGATGATGCTTCAGGTTGTAGAACTACACCTGGAAAACTACTGATCTAAAACTTAGTTCTTGAAGTTCCCCAGGACCTACTGAGCACACTTTGCCAAGAACAGCAGAAATTCTTAGTGcaaattagtgtgtgtgtgtgtgtgcgcacgtgtgcatgtgtgtgtgttaatatGAATAACCTTATAAACATTTACTTTGGTAATTGTTTCTAAATGTCGATGTATAATTAGTGGACTGCACTTTtgataaaaataaggaaaggaatCACGGAATAAGAATCAGAAGACCCGGAGCTCATGCCCCTCCAGCTCTAGGAATCTGAACCAAAAGACTTCCTGAgcgcagtttcctcatctgtaggaaACCAATCCTATAATTCCTCACAAATATATAAGGCTGTGAGAAAGATAATATAACCTAGTTGAAAATGCATAGTAAACTGTACAGAGGATAAACTTAggcattcttttttgggggggctgcacctgcagcatatggaagttcccgagctaggggtcaaatcagagctgcggctgccagcctatgccacagccatggtggcaacactagatccttaaccccctaagcaaggccagagatcaaacctgcaacctcatggacactatgtcaagttcttaacccattaagccacagtgggaactctaacttaaatattcttaattttttttttttttttgtctttttgctatttcttgggccgctcccgcggcgtatggagattcccaggctaggggtccaatcagagctgtagccaccggcctacaccagggccacagcaacacgggatccgagccatgtctgcaactacaccacagctcacagcaacgccagatcgttaacccactgagcaaggccaggaaccgaacccgcaacctcatggttcctagtcggattcgccaaccactgcgccacaacgggaactccttaaatattctTAATGTCTGCTCAGGGGAACCATTCTCTGTGAGGCCTCTAGCAATTGGCTCCAAGTTCTCAGCAGTTTATGGAATCTCAGACATTTCATGAGTTAGGATGTTTTCGACTGTAAGTAATAGGAATCTATACCTAATCTAACCTAATCTATAAAGATGTTTACTCATGTACGTTACAGGGAGTCTGTAATCTATGGTAGCTgtaatctgtaaaataagagaGGTCTGCAGAGAACAGGGAACAGGCAGGGCCTGGAAATTGTTGGGAAATGAATGCATGATAAAGATGAGTGCTTACGATGACTTGTTTCTTGGAGCTCTTTAAGGTTTAAGATTACTGGTAAATCCTACCCAGAATGCAGGATATAACTCATGAGCATTAGGATGACACATTTTAaaacctctaggagttccccagtagcctagcagttaaggattcagtgttgtaattgctgtggctagcgttcaaaccctggccctggtaacttctgcatgccaagggtgcagccaaaaaaataccCAAAACTCTCTATAGCAGTGGTTATCAATCTTGACCGTACATGCAAATCATACAGGAAAGTTTTCAAGGCTACTATTTTCTGGACTCAGCTCAAAAGCTTCTTATGGGTCTGGGGTGAGGCTCAGACACtggcatttttcaaaagtttcccCAGGTAATTTTTAAGTGCTGACAGGACTAAACTCATTACATATTTGAAAGCCAAGCACTGTGTCTAGGTATAGTTCCAGCATATCATAAATCCAAGTGGTCACCCTGAACTTGGAGCACTCCAGTTGCCAACACTAGGGAGTTACTTGTGGATAGAAGTGATAGGAGAAGGTGGTACTAAAACAAAACTGGGATTCATATGCCTATTCAGTCCCGAGTTTCCCCTCCCTTTGATAACTACATCACCAGAGCTAATTACATGCCCAgtgcgtgcacacacaccacacacacacaccacaccacttATTTGCTTTCCTCCTATGTGTAACTTTCTCCTTCAAGGTTACCTTAATCTAACCTGAATGCCATCTGTTAAATGTGCTATACATTGGGCAAGGAGTAGGACTTAGAGTGTGATTCACCCCTCTTCCCTGGTCCCATATTCCTTTAAGAAAGTGGATCTTAAACTTTGATATGAATAAGAATCACCTTGAAGAATTTTTAATGCAGATACCTGGGTACCAGGTTATGATTTTAGTAGGACTGGAGTAAAgttcaggaatctgcattttaatcatCCTCACAAGTGCTTAAGAGATAATTGGTCTTCAACCATCAATTTTAAGAAACTTTCTTAAGGACGGCCCTGGTGAAAAATGGTAAATACTATCCACTAAGGAGATGCCCAGAGGGCTCAAGAGATTTAAACAGTtaaatctccaaagaagacagatggagggccaataaacacatgaaaagatgctgaaaatcattagtcattaggggaatgcaaatcaaaacctcactGAAATACCGCTGGGAATCTATTAACCTATTAAAATGGCTACAATAAAAGTAACAGCAATTTTCTGGGAGGGATCCACAATGGTTCGGCATTTTAGATATCAGGTAATTTCTTACAAGATTAAAAATACACTTACCTTAAGATCTGGCACCCTCACTCCTAAGTATTtgaccaaatgaaataaaaatttgtttgtaCAAAAACTTGTTCATGgatatttatagcagttttattcataattcctaaaaactggagaaaaatcaaATGTCTTTCAAAGGTATAAGCTGCCTGTAGGACAGCCATACCATAGAAGACCACTCAAAAGTGAAAAGGAATAAACTACTGACACACAGTGATATGCATGGATCTCGGAAGCATTATTCCTAGTGAAAGTAGACAAAAAACtgcatattgtgtgattccaccTACTTGACATCCTGAAAAAAGGCATAGTGAtagtgacagaaagtagattgaAGGTTATCAGGGGCGGGGTCTTGGGGAGGATTTGACTACCAAAGCATAACGGGGTTGGAGGCTTTCTGGAACTGTTCTATGTCTTGATGGTGCTGGCTAAATGACTGTATGCTGAACATTGGAAAAGAtgcatttattatatgtaaattatatgtcATTCCAAAGAAAACTTAacctggagggggaaaaaaaccaaaggatAAAAAGTGGCTTTATTCAGTTCTCTTGCAGCAcaggggttaagggtccagcgttgtcactgcagtggcatggggcccttctgtggcacagattggatccctggccagggaacttccacatgcctcaggcatggccaaaaaaagaaaagaaaaaaaaaaaaggcagctttaTTCAGATTAAACTCATTACATATTTGAGAGCCAAGCACAGTTTCTAGGTATAGCTAGGTCTAATTTCAGCAGCTCAGAAGGATGCTTAAGTGTAGAGATAATGCCCAACTTGTCTCCCCATGGACTCTCACATAGTACTTCCATATGTGACTGAATACTCAGAGTAGCCTACAAATGTGGCTTTAACTGGTAGTTAAAAGATGTGAGGctaagaacttaaaagaaatcaGGCATCCAGCCTTGCAGTACTTTAAATGATTCTGTCCCTTCATCCTATTATTTTGGTGTTTTGAAATCACTTTAATCACGTTCTGCATGTGTGTGGTCCTTCAAAGCTGGTTTGGAGAATAAATGCAGGGGGTTGATAGCAGCAATAGAGTGGAGCATAAAGAGGTAAGGTACTGAGAGATGAGGAATAAATACACTGCTTTTTTTTCAGGTGAATAGTTCTAAGGAGTGTGAAgccatttgcttttaaaatctatCTGCTGAGTTGTTCCTTCTCTAGAGAGTTTCTCCCATTTACAGCTTTCCTAGAATTCCACCTTAAAACAAACTGAATGTACTTATGGCCAGGATCTCTGCGCCGAAAACTTTTGCTTAAACGATGACACACTGCAGTTGGAGCCTGCTCACCCACATCTGGAAGCCACATGTCAGCAGCAGCTGTATAAAACAGGCAGCCCAGCAGACATAGGGTCATATTTTTTGCCAGAATTCCAGGCAGCATGGACCTCACTCTTCTGTGGGTGCTTCTGCCACTGGTCACCGTGGCCTGGGGACAGTACGGTGACTACGGGTACCCATACCAGCAGTACCACGACTATAGCGACGACGGGTGGGTGAATCTGAACCGGCAGGGCTTCAGCTACCAGTGTCCCCATGGGCAGGTGGTGGTGGCTGTGAGGAGCATCTTCAACAAGAAGGAAGGATCTGACAGACAGTGGAACTACGCCTGCATGCCCACGCCGCAGAGCCTCGGGGAGCCTTCGGAGTGCTGGTGGGAGGAGATCAACAGGGCTGGAATGGAATGGTAAGAGCCAGAGGGCGGCAGACGGCTGGGAACATGACAGCCCTCCTCCTGGGGGCTGCTTGACCCTCAGGGAAGAGCGCGCACTAAGGATTGGGCAAGTCCTACCAGGAACCTTCCCCTTGCGTGCTCTGGGTGAGGCAGGACTGCGATTGAGCTGATGGCCCTACAAGACAAAAACCCAGGATGGGGAGTGTCCATGGCAGACAGACTCCCCTGTGGTTCTGTCCCTTCTAGAAGCAGCCCCACTCTCAATTCGGTCCACGGACTACTGTGGGTCTGGGAAATGTTCTCCCAGTCTGCCAAAAGATAAGTGTAGAAATGGAAAGTATTTAAGAAACTTTGAAGCAACTTAACATTGCTGTGATGTCCAAATGGCATTTAAGTTTGGTAGTCATTTATTTTGACTCTTTAACAAAAGTATCAGTACCCAACTGTTTGGGGATAGTAAACAATGAGACCCTTACCACAGACAGTTTGAGAAGTCCTGATTTAGAGCAAGTAAATTGGGGCAGAGGGGTCAAAGAAATGTaggcaaagagaaatgaaattaaatgtttctCTGCTGCCTGATTAAATGTGCTCTCTCAGTTTTAAGTACCATGGTCCTTCTCTCTGTCTGAATTTGTAATGGGCTTTATTTCTAGGAAATAGTTTATTTACTAAAGTCTTTGGGGAGAGAAGTACTAATCTTACCTGACTAGGTTCTGCTGTGGTTAATGACATAGGAATGGCCTGAGTCTGTGTCTTTGCTGTGGGGTATCACTGGCTCACCCTTGATCTTGATCAGAACTCATCCCAGGAGGTATGGACTTTGAGGCCAGTTAGTCACTGCAGCCTAGATGGAGGCAGGACTGCTGGGTGAGTTGGCAGAGAGGGTGGAGGCAAATACTGGGGGAGcctggctgggggaggaggaagccgGGCTTGCAGGCTGCCACTGTGGTAATTGTTGAGAGAAGACTGAAGAGTCCCATCAGTGGTACAGTGGTACAGTGGGGGTCAGAGCACAAAATTCTGTGGGTCACAGAGCAATGATGGAAATCAAGACAAAAAGACTGATGGGTGGGAGAGCCAGGCAACAGAGTAATAAAAACAGCTGCCATTGATTGAGTGCTTACCCTGAGCAAGCACTGTGCTGAATGCTTTatatggattatctcatttaatgatCAAAACAAATCTGTAAGTCATTTTATAGGTAGACAGGCTACAGTCTAGAGACCAGGGCTTTCCTCTTCTGGAAAGtagtagagccaggatttggatTCAGCGAGCCTCAATACCAAAGCATTTCAGTTCTTAGTCATGGTAACAGGCTACTTGAGAGTTTGCTGCCTCTGCGCAGTGGGGGCTTGGTCAGCATAGCCAGGGCCACACTTCTGGACTCAGGGAAGTTCTTCATACTGGGGAGGGCAGGAATCTGCAAGATCAGAACAGGAGCTAGGTCTGGAGGGATGGAACCAGCTTGATTACCACCAAGATTGAGGAGGGGTGCAGCCAGCCTGTACAAGGAATGCAGAGAGGGTCATGGGCAGCTATAGGCAGGGGCCCCTTTGTTGCGCTTTACTCATCCATGCCCACTGCCCCTAAAGAGCAGATTTAATTATCCCAAACCCCTTCTGACGGATGGCTGACTCACAGCCCAGCCTCCCGTCAATGACTGACAGTTTCCAGTGGCTCCCCATAGTCAGGcccactgcctggcacagagcatgGGAATGACCTAATTACAATGGTCTGTCTAGTCCTCCCATTTAGGGCACGATTATATGGGTGGGGCCCCTTTCTGATGCCCCCTTTTGAGCCACAGCAAAATAGTACCCAGATGATTTCTTAGACCCAAGGGAAGAGCCCTGGGCTCTGAGTCAGGAAGCCTGAATTTAGATCCTAGTTCTAAAAGACAACTTGCCGGGTGACCTTGGACCATGGGTTCAGCTCTCTAGTCTCCTGCCACATTCGGGAAAATGAATGGTCAGACTGCATGATCCTGGAAGGCTCCAGGGCTCCAATACTCTATGCTTTGTTTGGCCCTGAAAATACAGCTGGATTTTTCTTGTATTCTGTTGATGCTTGTGTTTATCTCTGCTAGGCAGAGAAGGCAAATTATGTTTCATTGAAAACTTGCCAACGTGTGACTGGTTTGTCATTAACTCTCAAACTATTTGAAGGGAAGCAAGAGAGGGAGTGGAAATTATATGATTTTATCTGGCCATTGGGAGTCAAACAAGAAGCTGACAGGCAAGATCTCTCTCTTTTCCACCTCTTCTTCCTCCACATTTTTGAGTATGAagagtcaaatgatttttttactttcaccTTTCCACCCTCTGTTGCCTCCTTCTCCTGCTCCATTAATCACAGAGTAAAAAATGTACAAACGTGAAAAACAGTAGGACTCAGCTGCCCCAGGACTGAAACCAATTAccccagaggtttttttttttttttttttagatgattaTTGCTTTGAGTTTAGACTCCAGTCTCAGTGAAAAATCTGGAAGGAGAGAAATTGCTCATAAACTAGGGAGCAATTAAACCTCCCCTTTGGCTTCAGGCATTTAGTCTGTTACAGGAGAAGAGTAGATAATTTTGTGCAGTTTGACTGCCTTGTGTAAGTACATTAGTTtgcaagtttattttatttatttatttatctgttttggggggcacacccaaggcagatggaggttcccaggctaggggtcaaatcggagctgtagctgctggccaacaccacggccacagtaacaccagattcgagctgcatctgtgacctacaccacagctcatggcaatgccggatccttaacccactgagcaaggccagggatcaaacctgcgtcctcatggatgctagtacgatttgtttccgctgagcctccTTGGGGATTCCTGCAGGTTTCTTTTAAAAGGGGGGAGGAGTCTTGAACACAGATTGACAATAGCGCATAGGATCTGCTAAAGACACTTGCTAATTGAAGcgcagtcttttttctttctttcctttttttatttcccaatacatttttttttctactgtacagcatggtgacccaattacacatacatatatacattcttttttcttacattatcatgctccattataagtgactagacatagttctgagtactgcacagcaggatctcattgctaatccattccaaaagcaatagtctgcaactgttaaccccaaactcccaatccatcccattccctccccaccccaccccacccccaagcaaccacaagtctcttctccaagtccatgattttcttttctgtggaaagcttcatttgtgccatatattagattccagatgctTTCATCATGGCTGATTGACTTGTAACACTACTGTTTTGTAAAGTTTCTCTGCTGAAAATCACTTCTTCAGATGCCAGATTCTAAACTGTGCATGCTGCTCCCTGCATACAACTGCCTGGAGGCTTAACTTGGGTCCTGTGAGTGGTATTTTGCCATCTCAGAGTGTGCATGCTTCAACTGTTCTTGGAGAATCTTCTCAAACTCGGGTTGGCACAGGCTGTAGGTCATGTGGGTCCTGTGTGGAACAAAATGAAGCTGGGATTTTTCTAGTGAGTTTGAGATGGAGTGTGGTGGAAGGAGCTCTGGTCTTAGAATCAGGAAACTTTTATTCACAGCTCCTGTTTCTCTCATCTCTGAACTCTATGGTCTTAGGCATTCAGTTTTTCATTCTGGTGACAACAAAAAATGTATGAACCCACTTCACAAGCTGTTAGGGGGTGTTACTCTGATGCTTATAGGAGGAAGTGTAGAAGAACTCTAAAACAAATCTATATCTAAAACAAAGTCCTGGCATGTCATGGGCAGTCAGTAAAGATTTTTGTGAATCTGAAATTTGATGAAGCTGATTTGAGGCAAGCCAGCTTTGCATGGAGTCTGAATTCAGAGGAAGAGTGTTCAGTCTACTGGcacctgtatttttttcttttttttttttttttcctgagcttcaAAGAATCccgaaaaaacattttaaaatgacagcttGTATTAAAGCTAACTATTTGAATTTACAAATTCACCAAAGATAAGCCATGTGATAAGAGAGGAGGAAACCAGCATTCCAAAATCATGAGCTACTCTGAAAGCATATCCACTCTTAGTGCAAATTTtggcagttttatttttggttaaagAATGAGTCTGAGTAAGAGCATATAACTCAACCTGCTAGGCTGAAGGAGCCATAGATTAAGGTACCATGTAACCAATATAAAAAggagttgcaggagttcccgtcatggcgcagtggttaacgaatccgagtaggaactgtgaggtttcgggttcaatccctggccttgctcagtgggtt encodes the following:
- the DPT gene encoding dermatopontin, whose product is MDLTLLWVLLPLVTVAWGQYGDYGYPYQQYHDYSDDGWVNLNRQGFSYQCPHGQVVVAVRSIFNKKEGSDRQWNYACMPTPQSLGEPSECWWEEINRAGMEWYQTCSNNGLVAGFQSRYFESVLDREWQFYCCRYSKRCPYSCWMTTEYPGHYGEEMDMISYNYDYYMRGATTTFSAVERDRQWKFIMCRMTDYDCEFANV